From the genome of Leptolyngbya subtilissima AS-A7, one region includes:
- a CDS encoding integrin alpha, with translation MFDLSTLNGSNGFVINGIDAGDLSGFSVSNAGDINNDGVDDLIIGASGADPNGKSDAGKSYVVFGGAGVGSSGSFNLPDLH, from the coding sequence ATGTTTGACCTCTCTACCCTCAACGGCAGCAACGGCTTTGTGATTAACGGCATTGATGCGGGTGACCTGTCAGGCTTTTCCGTCAGCAATGCGGGCGACATCAACAACGATGGCGTCGACGACCTGATTATTGGAGCAAGCGGCGCCGACCCAAATGGCAAAAGTGATGCTGGTAAAAGCTATGTGGTATTTGGTGGAGCCGGTGTGGGCAGCAGCGGCAGCTTCAATCTCCCAGACCTCCACTAG
- a CDS encoding DUF6875 domain-containing protein, which yields MLTTSKKAADIVYKEKIQDWIKEFLGSPHPKLGRPGIVCPFVPRALRMDTIKSVVVHTEGLEEPQIADLVKSYRTQFLTMEPQQGDLAIYKAILLIFPDISGLLEQTALIDRIQQQLKPFFVEEGLMIGEFHEHNESPGLHNPDFRPLRSPIPMLAIRFMTELDLPFLSRSSDDPQVRMRYLNAYLQQMSAINKDFKALATAHAALQIAQSQVANVAPNAKLIGENSSVPSSRCPVFKLKHLLNQQLHKIGF from the coding sequence ATGCTCACAACATCCAAAAAAGCTGCGGATATCGTCTATAAAGAAAAAATTCAAGATTGGATAAAGGAGTTTTTGGGTAGCCCCCATCCTAAGTTAGGGCGGCCAGGAATTGTCTGTCCATTCGTGCCAAGAGCGCTGCGAATGGATACTATCAAAAGCGTCGTTGTCCACACCGAAGGCCTGGAAGAGCCTCAAATTGCCGATTTGGTGAAAAGCTATCGAACGCAGTTTTTGACAATGGAGCCGCAGCAGGGTGATCTAGCTATATACAAAGCAATTTTACTGATTTTCCCAGATATTTCAGGGCTGCTTGAGCAGACAGCTTTAATTGATCGAATTCAGCAGCAATTAAAGCCCTTCTTTGTAGAAGAAGGGCTAATGATTGGAGAATTTCATGAGCATAACGAAAGCCCAGGGCTACACAATCCAGACTTTCGGCCTCTGCGGAGCCCGATCCCTATGCTGGCGATTCGATTTATGACTGAGCTTGATCTACCCTTTCTTAGTCGCTCCAGCGATGATCCTCAGGTGAGAATGCGCTACCTTAACGCCTATCTGCAGCAGATGTCGGCCATAAACAAAGATTTTAAAGCGCTTGCAACGGCTCATGCTGCACTCCAGATTGCTCAAAGCCAGGTAGCTAATGTAGCCCCCAATGCAAAGTTGATTGGTGAAAATTCTTCGGTGCCCTCGAGTCGCTGTCCTGTGTTTAAACTAAAGCACCTTTTGAATCAGCAATTGCACAAAATTGGTTTTTAG
- a CDS encoding tyrosine-type recombinase/integrase: protein MRSLFSIYYYTGCRVSEARQLRAEEVVGNTLVLRKATTKTQRTRAVPIHPKLKAVLATADLPDGDYLFPGRSGEQPITQQACDLALRKACDRLGLRGYSTHSNRRTWATQLGGG, encoded by the coding sequence ATGCGATCGCTCTTCTCAATCTACTACTACACCGGCTGCCGAGTCAGCGAAGCACGACAGCTGCGGGCTGAGGAGGTGGTAGGGAATACGTTGGTGCTGCGCAAGGCAACGACGAAGACACAGCGGACGCGAGCGGTGCCGATTCACCCCAAGCTCAAGGCGGTGCTAGCTACGGCAGATTTACCCGACGGGGATTATTTGTTTCCGGGTCGCAGTGGAGAGCAGCCGATTACGCAGCAGGCCTGTGATTTGGCGTTGCGGAAGGCGTGCGATCGCCTCGGCCTGCGCGGCTACAGCACCCACAGCAACCGGCGCACTTGGGCGACCCAGCTCGGCGGGGGTTGA
- a CDS encoding glycoside hydrolase family 10 protein, with amino-acid sequence MRRFCYLGLAILTALVIGIAQGAIGLLPAQAIANAPAEIRGVWLTNVDSQVLFSEQAVQNSLQQLANNRFNTVYPAVWSWGYTLYPSQVAERATGYRQGLYPDLENQGRNEALEAAQGDRDMLLEVVKTAKDRGLSVIPWFEFGFMAPANSPLAQRHPDWLTQKQGVLPAASRDQEGRHPRVWLNPFHPEVQQFILDLIAELMANYEVDGLQLDDHFSLPVAFGYDPYTINLYRQEHRGQAPPANPYDAEWTRWRADKITAFVDRVFWTVKARRPNAVLSVSPNPAAFAYTHHLQDWPRWREKGYIEELVVQIYRDNLASFRNALRDRAFQQARRHIPTGVGILSGLKDRPMPMALIQQQVQTARGMGFAGVSFFFYDTMWTVADGETSSDRTQAMQRLFITPRQRPSIAYSPRPAVTGS; translated from the coding sequence ATGAGACGGTTTTGCTATTTAGGCCTCGCTATATTGACAGCCCTAGTAATCGGGATCGCTCAAGGCGCAATCGGGTTGTTGCCAGCACAGGCCATTGCCAATGCACCCGCCGAAATTCGGGGAGTCTGGCTGACCAATGTCGATAGTCAGGTGCTTTTTTCAGAGCAAGCAGTCCAAAACTCGCTGCAACAGCTGGCCAACAACCGGTTCAATACCGTCTACCCAGCGGTGTGGAGCTGGGGCTACACGCTCTACCCCAGTCAGGTGGCGGAGCGAGCGACGGGTTACAGACAGGGGCTCTATCCCGACTTAGAAAACCAGGGGCGCAACGAGGCATTAGAAGCGGCCCAGGGCGATCGCGACATGCTGCTCGAAGTGGTCAAAACCGCTAAGGATCGCGGCCTCAGTGTTATTCCTTGGTTTGAGTTTGGCTTCATGGCTCCGGCCAACTCGCCCCTGGCCCAGCGCCATCCTGACTGGCTGACCCAAAAGCAGGGAGTTCTACCCGCTGCGAGCCGAGACCAAGAGGGCAGACACCCTCGGGTATGGCTCAATCCATTTCACCCAGAGGTGCAACAGTTCATCCTCGACCTGATTGCCGAGCTGATGGCCAATTACGAGGTCGACGGTCTCCAGCTGGATGATCACTTCAGCTTGCCGGTAGCCTTTGGCTACGACCCCTACACCATCAACCTCTATCGGCAGGAGCATCGCGGCCAAGCACCACCAGCCAACCCCTACGACGCCGAATGGACGCGCTGGCGAGCTGACAAAATCACCGCGTTTGTCGACCGGGTGTTTTGGACGGTCAAAGCAAGACGACCCAACGCGGTGCTATCGGTTTCGCCCAACCCGGCTGCCTTTGCCTATACCCACCATCTCCAAGACTGGCCCCGCTGGCGAGAAAAAGGCTACATCGAAGAGCTCGTCGTCCAGATTTATCGCGATAACCTGGCCAGCTTTCGCAACGCCCTTCGCGATCGCGCCTTTCAGCAGGCTCGTCGCCATATCCCTACTGGCGTTGGCATTCTAAGCGGTTTGAAGGATCGACCTATGCCCATGGCACTAATTCAACAGCAGGTGCAGACGGCCCGAGGCATGGGCTTTGCTGGCGTCTCGTTTTTCTTCTACGACACGATGTGGACAGTGGCAGATGGTGAAACCAGCAGCGATCGCACCCAAGCCATGCAGCGCCTGTTTATTACCCCCCGACAGCGCCCCAGCATTGCCTACAGTCCCAGGCCAGCGGTGACTGGAAGTTGA
- a CDS encoding bluetail domain-containing putative surface protein, with protein MWYLVEPVWAAAAASISQTSTSLGPRTFVALNNDTAGFQEASNAVIEITGFSSSLTSLVIA; from the coding sequence ATGTGGTATTTGGTGGAGCCGGTGTGGGCAGCAGCGGCAGCTTCAATCTCCCAGACCTCCACTAGTCTGGGTCCTCGTACCTTTGTCGCCCTCAACAACGACACGGCTGGGTTTCAGGAGGCTAGCAATGCTGTGATTGAGATTACTGGCTTCAGCAGTAGTTTGACCAGTTTGGTCATTGCCTAA
- a CDS encoding SDR family oxidoreductase: protein MPGSDRHRYESCRQGFCRGNEQADCPRSLWTEDEVAGMVSYLASSEAAFVTGANLKTDGGFTA from the coding sequence CTGCCTGGGTCCGATCGACACCGATATGAATCCTGCAGACAGGGCTTTTGCCGTGGAAATGAGCAAGCTGACTGCCCACGGTCGCTATGGACAGAAGACGAGGTGGCTGGCATGGTCTCTTATCTCGCCAGTTCTGAAGCCGCGTTTGTTACGGGCGCGAACCTCAAAACTGATGGCGGATTTACCGCTTGA